Proteins encoded together in one Candidatus Methylomirabilota bacterium window:
- a CDS encoding branched-chain amino acid ABC transporter permease, which produces MSVTITPTMVGQVVISGLLAGALYSMVALGLALIFGVMRVINIAHGTLLMLGAYTTFWWFQLLGINPYLSLLASMPLLFAIGLLLQYTLVTRVVNAPELSSLLLTFGISIALVNLARLAFTADLRSVEFLTGAFLVGPLALSKSRLISFAVAVAITLFAYWFLQKTKLGKALRATSQSSEVAMVCGINVPRIHLYAFGIASALAAAGGSLVAVMFAIQPEMGQVYTFKSFLVIVLGGAGNYPGALLGGMLLGLVEQLSSLFLTTQLSEAVAYLLLVLVLLLRPTGLLGGRAR; this is translated from the coding sequence ATGTCCGTCACCATCACCCCCACCATGGTGGGCCAGGTGGTGATCTCCGGCCTCCTGGCCGGCGCGCTCTACTCCATGGTCGCGCTGGGGCTGGCCCTGATCTTCGGCGTCATGCGGGTCATCAACATCGCGCACGGCACGCTCCTCATGCTGGGGGCGTACACGACGTTCTGGTGGTTCCAGCTCCTCGGCATCAACCCCTATCTCTCGCTGCTGGCGTCCATGCCGCTCCTCTTCGCCATCGGCCTGCTCCTGCAGTACACGCTGGTGACGCGGGTGGTGAACGCGCCCGAGCTGTCCTCGCTCCTGCTGACCTTCGGGATCTCGATCGCGTTGGTGAACCTGGCCCGGCTCGCCTTCACCGCGGACCTCCGATCGGTCGAATTCCTCACCGGCGCCTTCCTGGTGGGGCCGCTGGCGCTGTCCAAGTCGCGGCTGATCTCGTTCGCCGTCGCGGTGGCGATCACGCTGTTCGCCTACTGGTTTCTGCAGAAGACCAAGCTCGGCAAGGCCCTTCGCGCCACCTCCCAGTCGAGTGAGGTCGCCATGGTCTGCGGCATCAACGTCCCCCGCATTCACCTCTACGCCTTCGGCATCGCCTCGGCCCTGGCCGCCGCGGGCGGGAGCCTGGTGGCGGTGATGTTCGCCATCCAGCCGGAGATGGGGCAGGTCTACACATTCAAGTCGTTCCTGGTCATCGTGCTCGGTGGGGCCGGGAACTACCCCGGCGCCCTCCTGGGCGGGATGCTCCTCGGGCTCGTGGAGCAGCTCTCGTCGCTGTTCCTCACCACCCAGCTCTCGGAGGCGGTGGCCTACCTGCTGCTGGTCCTGGTCCTCCTCCTGCGTCCCACTGGACTCCTGGGGGGACGCGCGCGATGA
- a CDS encoding branched-chain amino acid ABC transporter permease, which translates to MRRAVAAALAVALVLLALYPLVATGYGIRFMLQLFMWIALAQSWNLISGLTGYVSFGHVAFFGTGAYAGAILIATHGWHWIPASLMAGVAAVILALIIGYPCLRLKGPYFAISMLGLNEVMRVLVSYFEGLTGGGLGLSLPTLYASVAIYYATGLAAVAVTAGAHLIITSRFGLRLMTIREDEIAAEAMGIDTARHKLYAFLLSAFVPGVVGAFFARDQGYIEPISVFPLITTITMIVMALFGGKGTIWGPVLGAVTLFVFQELVWVRFLYLHEILFGALIVGVVLVMPRGVLGVLQQRYRLPRTV; encoded by the coding sequence ATGAGGCGGGCGGTGGCGGCGGCCCTGGCCGTGGCGCTCGTCCTCCTCGCGCTCTATCCCCTGGTGGCGACCGGGTACGGGATCCGGTTCATGCTCCAGCTGTTCATGTGGATTGCCCTCGCCCAGAGCTGGAACCTCATCTCCGGTCTCACCGGCTACGTCTCATTCGGGCACGTCGCCTTCTTCGGCACCGGGGCCTATGCCGGGGCGATTCTCATCGCCACCCACGGGTGGCACTGGATCCCGGCGTCCCTGATGGCCGGCGTCGCGGCGGTGATCCTGGCGCTCATCATCGGGTACCCCTGCCTCCGGCTGAAGGGGCCCTACTTCGCGATCTCGATGCTGGGGCTCAACGAGGTCATGCGGGTCCTCGTCTCCTACTTCGAGGGGCTGACCGGCGGCGGGCTAGGGCTCTCGCTCCCCACCCTGTACGCCAGCGTCGCGATCTACTACGCCACGGGGCTGGCGGCGGTCGCCGTCACCGCCGGCGCCCACCTCATCATCACCTCGCGCTTCGGGCTCAGGCTCATGACGATCAGGGAGGACGAGATCGCTGCCGAGGCGATGGGCATCGACACCGCCCGCCACAAGCTGTACGCCTTCCTGCTCTCGGCGTTCGTGCCCGGGGTGGTGGGTGCGTTCTTCGCCCGCGACCAGGGCTACATCGAGCCGATCAGCGTCTTTCCCCTCATCACCACCATCACGATGATCGTCATGGCGCTCTTCGGCGGGAAGGGGACGATCTGGGGGCCGGTCCTGGGGGCCGTGACCCTCTTCGTCTTCCAGGAGCTCGTCTGGGTCCGCTTTCTCTACCTCCACGAGATCCTCTTCGGCGCCCTCATCGTCGGCGTCGTTCTCGTCATGCCGCGCGGCGTGCTGGGGGTGCTCCAGCAGCGGTACCGGTTGCCGAGGACCGTCTGA
- a CDS encoding ABC transporter ATP-binding protein, giving the protein MRPAPRSGATVTPILEIRRLRKSFGGVTAVNGVSLALEPGRIYGLIGPNGSGKTTLFNCITGLERRDVGEVFFAGERIDGRAPHEIARKGIGRTFQIIRVFPELTALENLLVVTDGAVSEARKRALDLLRFVKLERLAGEYAGNLSYGQQKLVEFIRMLMRDPSLILLDEPAAGVNRTLLNELLEAIGRLRDRGKTILLVEHDMKVVMGLCEMVFVLDHGEKIAEGSPGAIQANERVIEAYFGR; this is encoded by the coding sequence ATGCGACCGGCGCCGCGGTCGGGGGCGACGGTGACGCCGATCCTCGAGATCCGACGACTCCGGAAGAGCTTCGGGGGCGTGACGGCCGTCAACGGGGTGTCGCTCGCCCTCGAGCCCGGGCGGATCTACGGGCTCATCGGCCCCAACGGCTCGGGAAAGACCACGCTCTTCAACTGCATCACCGGGCTCGAGCGTCGCGACGTCGGCGAGGTGTTCTTTGCGGGCGAGCGCATCGACGGCCGCGCGCCCCACGAGATCGCGCGGAAGGGGATCGGGCGGACCTTCCAGATCATCCGGGTCTTCCCCGAGCTGACCGCGCTCGAGAACCTACTCGTCGTCACCGATGGCGCGGTGTCGGAGGCGCGGAAGCGTGCGCTCGATCTGCTCCGCTTCGTCAAGCTCGAGCGGCTGGCCGGCGAGTACGCGGGGAACCTCTCCTACGGTCAGCAGAAGCTCGTCGAGTTCATCCGGATGCTCATGCGCGACCCCTCGCTGATCCTCCTCGACGAGCCGGCCGCCGGCGTGAACCGGACCCTCCTCAATGAACTGCTGGAGGCGATCGGCCGGCTGCGCGACCGGGGCAAGACGATCCTCCTCGTCGAGCACGACATGAAGGTGGTCATGGGCCTCTGCGAGATGGTGTTCGTCCTCGACCACGGCGAGAAGATCGCCGAGGGATCGCCCGGCGCGATCCAGGCGAACGAGCGGGTCATTGAAGCCTACTTCGGCCGTTAG
- a CDS encoding class I SAM-dependent methyltransferase, producing the protein MRSKTIRSIIRAYDDPIVRAYCWARFWILRQRFLDEIGQYLPPAGPVLDIGCGFGLFSLYYAATGPRRFIRGLDINGRRIALARRAAARLGLDNVSYEVGDARDFKGDGEVLAAYMLDIVHHIPPAAVAPLLAQLRRSLPPRGLLLLKDVDTRPAPKRWFTWALDKAMAPGRPLHYWSAEALSGTLEASGFAVRRHLMVDVLPYPHILYICEARP; encoded by the coding sequence ATGCGAAGCAAGACGATTCGTAGCATCATCCGGGCCTACGACGACCCCATCGTCCGCGCCTACTGCTGGGCTCGCTTCTGGATCCTGCGCCAGCGGTTCCTCGACGAGATCGGTCAGTACCTGCCCCCGGCGGGGCCGGTGCTCGACATCGGCTGCGGCTTCGGCCTGTTCTCGCTCTATTACGCCGCCACCGGCCCCCGCCGCTTCATCCGGGGGCTCGACATCAACGGGCGCCGGATCGCGCTGGCGCGGCGCGCCGCCGCCCGCCTGGGGCTCGACAACGTGAGCTACGAGGTAGGGGACGCCCGCGACTTCAAGGGCGACGGCGAGGTGCTGGCCGCCTACATGCTCGACATCGTGCACCACATCCCGCCCGCGGCGGTGGCGCCGCTGCTCGCCCAGCTCCGCCGAAGCCTGCCGCCGCGCGGGCTCCTGCTCCTCAAGGACGTGGACACGCGCCCGGCGCCGAAGCGCTGGTTCACGTGGGCGCTGGACAAGGCGATGGCGCCCGGCCGTCCCCTGCACTACTGGAGCGCGGAGGCGCTGAGCGGGACCCTGGAAGCGAGCGGCTTCGCCGTCCGCCGCCACCTCATGGTCGACGTGCTGCCCTATCCCCACATCCTTTATATCTGCGAGGCCCGTCCATGA